The Agromyces marinus genome window below encodes:
- a CDS encoding DUF6993 domain-containing protein — MVGSSSAGRRSGVYAFALAAVVVVALAGCGLSWWPGGEDPGLRPTPSSSPAPADPADVDAGGDAIAEALTRFDETARAVIAAEPAASGADFVAALVAAGFDPAAIQVTSDTTTLGDRADSIQFAVRIGEDCLVGQYGPKSDGYLGAVQPGLGAGGCLVGATGSIPG; from the coding sequence ATGGTCGGTTCGAGCAGCGCCGGGCGACGATCGGGCGTGTACGCGTTCGCCCTCGCAGCCGTCGTCGTCGTCGCGCTCGCCGGATGCGGGCTGTCGTGGTGGCCCGGCGGGGAGGACCCGGGTCTGCGGCCGACGCCGTCGTCCTCGCCGGCGCCGGCTGATCCGGCCGACGTCGATGCCGGGGGCGACGCGATCGCCGAAGCCCTGACTCGATTCGACGAGACCGCCCGGGCGGTCATCGCGGCCGAGCCCGCGGCATCCGGTGCCGACTTCGTCGCCGCCCTCGTCGCCGCGGGCTTCGACCCCGCGGCGATACAGGTCACCTCCGACACGACCACCCTCGGCGACCGGGCCGACTCGATCCAGTTCGCCGTCCGGATCGGCGAGGACTGCCTCGTCGGCCAGTACGGCCCGAAGTCGGACGGCTACCTCGGCGCGGTGCAACCGGGTCTGGGGGCCGGCGGCTGCCTGGTCGGTGCGACGGGGTCGATCCCCGGGTAG
- a CDS encoding single-stranded DNA-binding protein, whose amino-acid sequence MTDHVTVVGVVGSDPRHTVTSTGLSITNFRLASTRRYFDRERGAWADGETNWFTVATFRQLALNASQSLRKGHRVIVHGRLKVRSWDTGERSGTAIEIDADSIGHDLAWGVSAYAKTTGRPAEPASASTTAAAGADGDAHSNGAGIDAGGSSWITGDASESSTAWSGTDAADLDPFDGDASGDGDEPDRDDPADADTELDDVARRGSVLEEGMTLRVDA is encoded by the coding sequence ATGACCGATCACGTGACCGTCGTCGGAGTCGTCGGCAGCGACCCGCGCCACACCGTCACCTCGACGGGACTGTCCATCACGAACTTCCGCCTCGCATCGACCCGCAGGTACTTCGACCGCGAGCGCGGCGCGTGGGCCGACGGCGAGACCAACTGGTTCACCGTCGCCACCTTCCGCCAGCTCGCCCTGAACGCGTCCCAGTCGCTGCGGAAGGGGCACCGCGTCATCGTGCACGGGCGCCTGAAGGTGCGCTCGTGGGACACCGGGGAACGCTCGGGCACCGCGATCGAGATCGATGCCGACTCGATCGGACACGACCTGGCGTGGGGCGTGAGCGCGTACGCCAAGACCACGGGTCGGCCCGCAGAGCCGGCGTCCGCCTCGACGACCGCCGCCGCGGGAGCCGACGGCGACGCGCACTCGAACGGAGCCGGGATCGACGCGGGAGGCTCGTCGTGGATCACCGGCGACGCGTCGGAGTCGAGCACGGCCTGGAGCGGCACGGATGCCGCCGACCTCGACCCCTTCGACGGTGACGCCTCGGGCGACGGCGATGAGCCCGATCGGGACGACCCGGCCGACGCCGACACGGAGCTCGACGACGTCGCACGCCGGGGCTCCGTGCTCGAGGAGGGGATGACCCTGCGCGTCGACGCGTGA
- the msrA gene encoding peptide-methionine (S)-S-oxide reductase MsrA translates to MESFVLAGGCFWCLDAVYRTLRGVHDVVSGYTGGAVPDPSYELVCTGTTGHAEAVRVEFDPDVIPREVVLDVFFTLHDPTQLNRQGADVGTQYRSAMFFGGEDQRDRFEAARARAADWWPGRIVTTIEPLGEFFRAEEYHQDFFAKNPGQGYCVAVALPKVNKIRRSYAEWIVS, encoded by the coding sequence ATGGAGAGCTTCGTCCTGGCCGGTGGGTGCTTCTGGTGCCTGGATGCCGTGTACCGCACCCTGCGCGGCGTGCACGATGTCGTCTCGGGGTACACCGGGGGTGCTGTGCCCGACCCGAGCTACGAGCTCGTCTGCACCGGCACGACCGGGCACGCCGAGGCCGTACGCGTCGAGTTCGATCCCGACGTGATCCCGCGCGAGGTCGTCCTCGACGTGTTCTTCACCCTGCACGACCCGACCCAGCTCAACCGCCAGGGAGCGGATGTCGGCACGCAGTACCGTTCGGCGATGTTCTTCGGCGGCGAGGACCAGCGCGACCGGTTCGAGGCTGCGCGCGCGCGGGCGGCCGACTGGTGGCCGGGCAGGATCGTCACCACGATCGAACCGCTCGGCGAGTTCTTCCGTGCCGAGGAGTACCACCAGGACTTCTTCGCCAAGAACCCCGGCCAGGGGTACTGCGTCGCGGTCGCACTGCCCAAGGTCAACAAGATCCGCCGGTCGTACGCGGAGTGGATCGTCTCCTGA
- a CDS encoding aldo/keto reductase, with translation MTYAAAADRYARMSYPRIGRSGLRLPALSLGLWHNFGHERPFDVQQRIVRRAFDLGITHFDLANNYGPPPGSAEENFGRLLAGDLKPYRDEIIVSSKAGYLMWDGPYGEWGSRKSLLASLDQSLDRLGLDYVDVFYSHRPDPETPIEETMGALAHAVRQGKALYVGVSNYSPDQTRAAAAALAAEGVPLTIHQPRYSMFDRHIEEGLFPALDEVGASAIVFSPLAQGLLTDRYLSGGVPEGSRAATSHFLPAERISDEYLERARALDSLAAERGQTLAQLALSWVLRVPQVASALIGASSVAQLEQNVAALDADPLTEAEIAAIEPYAADGTALG, from the coding sequence ATGACCTACGCCGCAGCCGCCGACCGGTACGCCCGCATGTCCTACCCCCGGATCGGCCGGAGCGGCCTGCGCCTGCCGGCACTCTCCCTGGGCCTCTGGCACAACTTCGGCCACGAGCGGCCCTTCGACGTGCAGCAGCGGATCGTGCGGCGCGCGTTCGACCTCGGCATCACGCACTTCGACCTCGCGAACAACTACGGGCCGCCCCCGGGCAGCGCCGAGGAGAACTTCGGCCGCCTGCTCGCGGGCGATCTGAAGCCGTACCGCGACGAGATCATCGTGTCCTCCAAGGCCGGCTACCTGATGTGGGACGGCCCGTACGGCGAGTGGGGGTCGCGCAAGAGCCTGCTCGCATCGCTCGACCAGAGCCTCGACCGGCTCGGCCTCGACTACGTCGACGTCTTCTACTCGCACCGTCCCGACCCCGAAACGCCCATCGAGGAGACCATGGGGGCGCTCGCGCACGCCGTCCGGCAGGGCAAGGCGCTCTACGTCGGCGTGTCGAACTACTCCCCCGACCAGACGCGCGCGGCCGCCGCGGCGCTCGCCGCCGAAGGGGTTCCGCTGACCATCCACCAGCCCCGGTACTCGATGTTCGACCGGCACATCGAGGAGGGCCTGTTCCCGGCGCTCGACGAGGTCGGCGCGTCCGCGATCGTCTTCTCGCCGCTCGCGCAGGGCCTGCTCACCGATCGCTACCTCTCCGGCGGGGTCCCGGAGGGGTCGCGCGCGGCGACCAGTCACTTCCTGCCGGCCGAGCGCATCAGCGACGAGTACCTCGAGCGCGCGCGAGCCCTCGACTCCCTCGCGGCAGAACGCGGGCAGACGCTCGCGCAGCTCGCGCTGTCGTGGGTGCTCCGGGTTCCGCAGGTCGCGAGCGCGCTCATCGGCGCGTCGAGCGTCGCCCAACTCGAGCAGAACGTCGCAGCCCTCGATGCCGATCCCCTCACCGAGGCCGAGATCGCCGCGATCGAGCCGTACGCGGCGGACGGCACCGCGCTCGGCTGA
- a CDS encoding cation:proton antiporter: MQWWNDFVDWLFADGTRPVLFTAAVVFVSVLVAGLLAAWISRSAVRGLIRQRDRELRRAAIATLIDAATEASVWNSLTPQEQVLADRAVGQADIQVRLLPVRGSDVAADWATHQLHELKRASATFGYQLDPAVVEFRDRMLEWQRHPSRTRRDFRNDLDRWRAQREEPRQSLAAEQDSWVAEQHHERYAQSPLLEDESAPSQTQPIAPIAPAADVDASADADTDRRPVAQRD, encoded by the coding sequence ATGCAGTGGTGGAATGACTTCGTCGACTGGCTCTTCGCGGACGGGACCCGCCCCGTGCTGTTCACGGCGGCGGTGGTGTTCGTCTCCGTCCTCGTCGCCGGGCTGCTCGCGGCCTGGATCTCGCGCTCGGCGGTGCGCGGACTCATCCGGCAGCGCGATCGCGAGCTTCGCCGTGCCGCGATCGCGACGCTCATCGATGCCGCGACCGAGGCGTCGGTGTGGAACTCGCTGACACCCCAGGAGCAGGTCCTCGCGGATCGGGCCGTGGGGCAGGCCGACATCCAAGTCCGCCTGCTTCCGGTGCGCGGCTCGGACGTCGCCGCGGACTGGGCGACCCATCAGCTGCACGAGCTCAAGCGCGCGTCGGCGACCTTCGGCTACCAGCTCGACCCGGCCGTCGTGGAGTTCCGCGACCGCATGCTCGAGTGGCAGCGGCATCCCTCCCGCACGCGGCGCGACTTCCGCAACGATCTCGACCGGTGGCGAGCGCAGCGCGAGGAACCGAGGCAGTCGCTCGCGGCCGAGCAGGACTCGTGGGTCGCGGAGCAGCACCACGAGCGCTACGCGCAATCGCCGCTGCTCGAGGACGAGTCCGCGCCGTCGCAGACGCAGCCGATCGCGCCGATCGCCCCTGCCGCCGATGTCGACGCCAGTGCGGACGCGGACACGGATCGCCGTCCGGTCGCGCAGCGCGACTGA
- the nadE gene encoding ammonia-dependent NAD(+) synthetase, translating into MRDLQARIIEELHVEPVIDAAEQVRRRVGFLKDYLAASRAKGLVLGISGGQDSSLAGRLCQLAVDELAAEGRPARFIAVRLPYGVQRDAADAELALEFIRPAETIGFDIRHGVDGLTEEFGRAIGEPLTDFSKGNVKARMRMVAQYAIAGDAGLLVVGTDHAAEAVTGFFTKFGDGGADLLPLSGLTKRQGRALLEHLGAPERLYLKTPTADLLDHDPGQADEANLGITYRDIDDYLEGRAIDAGVAEQIETRFLQTRHKRAEPVTMFDSWWPG; encoded by the coding sequence ATGCGCGACCTCCAGGCCCGGATCATCGAAGAACTCCACGTCGAACCCGTGATCGACGCGGCAGAGCAGGTTCGCCGCCGCGTGGGGTTCCTCAAGGACTACCTGGCCGCGTCCCGCGCGAAGGGGCTCGTGCTCGGCATCAGCGGCGGCCAGGACTCCAGCCTCGCCGGCAGGCTCTGCCAGCTGGCGGTCGACGAACTCGCGGCCGAAGGCCGACCGGCGCGGTTCATCGCGGTCCGGCTGCCGTACGGGGTGCAGCGCGACGCCGCCGACGCGGAACTCGCGCTCGAGTTCATCCGGCCCGCCGAGACGATCGGGTTCGACATCCGTCACGGCGTCGACGGGCTCACCGAGGAGTTCGGCCGTGCGATCGGCGAACCGCTCACCGACTTCTCCAAGGGCAACGTCAAGGCGCGCATGCGCATGGTCGCCCAGTACGCGATCGCGGGCGACGCCGGCCTGCTCGTCGTCGGCACCGACCATGCGGCTGAGGCGGTGACGGGGTTCTTCACGAAGTTCGGCGACGGCGGCGCCGACCTGCTGCCTCTGTCGGGCCTGACCAAGCGGCAGGGGCGGGCGCTGCTCGAGCACCTCGGCGCACCCGAGCGGCTGTACCTGAAGACGCCGACCGCCGATCTGCTCGACCACGACCCGGGCCAGGCAGACGAGGCGAACCTCGGGATCACCTACCGCGACATCGACGACTACCTCGAGGGTCGGGCGATCGACGCCGGCGTCGCCGAGCAGATCGAGACGCGGTTCCTGCAGACCCGCCACAAGCGCGCCGAGCCGGTCACCATGTTCGATTCCTGGTGGCCGGGGTAG
- a CDS encoding cation:proton antiporter produces the protein MLVFELVFGIVIGPDVLGWARPSDMFELLADFGLAMLFFLAGHEIDFATVRGRPLARASLGWVVSLAIGLAVGWLLDPDAGAVFIGIALTSTALGALLPILRDAGLLRSKIGVGVLAIGAAGEFLPLIAISLFLSGRSPLHAALVLLGFAVITGFAIRRASRGDNRGLHEVIAATLHTSGQFAIRLVLFLLLALVGLSVVVDLDMLLGAFAAGIIMRILLSGAPEADRHTIEVKLDAIGFGLLVPLFFVYTGITFDLEALVSDPATLALLPVFTLLLLVARGIPSALLADPGSSLRDRTATGLFAATALPIIVAVTAIGVGAGDLDSGTAAALVGAGLLSMLLFPLIALSVERGGSRRPRQESNLRPRD, from the coding sequence GTGCTCGTCTTCGAGCTCGTGTTCGGCATCGTCATCGGACCGGATGTGCTCGGCTGGGCGAGACCGAGCGACATGTTCGAACTGCTGGCCGACTTCGGCCTCGCGATGCTGTTCTTCCTCGCCGGGCATGAGATCGACTTCGCGACGGTCCGGGGCAGGCCGCTCGCGCGCGCGAGCCTCGGCTGGGTCGTCTCGCTCGCGATCGGGCTGGCCGTCGGTTGGCTCCTCGACCCGGATGCCGGCGCCGTGTTCATCGGCATCGCCCTGACGTCGACGGCGCTCGGGGCGCTCCTGCCGATCCTCCGCGACGCCGGGTTGCTGCGCTCGAAGATCGGGGTCGGCGTGCTCGCCATCGGCGCTGCCGGGGAGTTCCTGCCGCTCATCGCGATCTCACTGTTCCTGTCGGGCCGGTCGCCGCTGCACGCCGCGCTCGTCCTGCTCGGGTTCGCGGTGATCACCGGGTTCGCGATCCGGCGCGCGTCGCGGGGAGACAACCGGGGCCTCCACGAGGTCATCGCGGCGACGCTGCACACCAGCGGCCAGTTCGCGATCCGCCTCGTCCTGTTCCTGCTGCTCGCCCTGGTCGGACTCTCCGTCGTCGTGGACCTCGACATGCTCCTCGGCGCGTTCGCGGCCGGCATCATCATGCGGATCCTGCTGTCAGGGGCGCCCGAGGCGGACCGGCACACCATCGAGGTCAAGCTCGACGCGATCGGGTTCGGGCTGCTCGTGCCGCTGTTCTTCGTCTACACGGGGATCACCTTCGACCTGGAGGCGCTCGTCTCGGACCCCGCGACCCTCGCCCTGCTGCCGGTGTTCACGCTCCTGCTGCTGGTCGCGCGCGGGATCCCGTCGGCACTCCTGGCCGACCCGGGGTCGAGCCTTCGCGATCGCACCGCGACCGGGCTGTTCGCGGCGACCGCGCTGCCGATCATCGTCGCGGTCACCGCGATCGGCGTGGGCGCGGGCGATCTCGACTCGGGCACGGCGGCGGCGCTCGTCGGTGCGGGGCTGCTCTCGATGCTGCTGTTCCCGCTCATCGCGCTCTCGGTCGAGCGCGGCGGCTCTCGGCGCCCTCGGCAGGAATCGAACCTGCGACCAAGAGATTAG
- the orn gene encoding oligoribonuclease produces MASPSDRLVWIDCEMTGLDLEVDELVEIAVVITDYDLQPVDEGLDIVIKPDASALESMSEFVRDMHTRSGLIDEIPNGVSVADAEYQVLEYVLKHVPDEQKAPLAGNSIGTDRAFLTRYMPRLDAHLHYRNVDVSSIKELAKRWFPRAYFNAPAKDGGHRALADILESIRELRYYRRAVFVADPGPTSQELQAIAAEVAADAAEAGEVSSEASNVV; encoded by the coding sequence ATGGCATCCCCGAGCGACCGACTCGTCTGGATCGACTGCGAGATGACCGGGCTCGACCTCGAGGTCGACGAACTGGTCGAGATCGCGGTCGTCATCACCGACTACGACCTGCAACCGGTCGACGAAGGGCTCGACATCGTGATCAAGCCCGACGCGAGCGCGCTCGAGTCGATGAGCGAGTTCGTCCGCGACATGCACACGCGTTCCGGCCTGATCGACGAGATCCCGAACGGGGTCTCGGTCGCCGATGCCGAGTACCAGGTGCTCGAGTACGTCCTGAAGCACGTGCCCGACGAGCAGAAGGCCCCGCTCGCCGGCAACTCGATCGGCACCGACCGGGCATTCCTCACGCGGTACATGCCCCGGCTCGATGCCCACCTGCACTACCGCAACGTCGACGTCTCGTCGATCAAGGAGCTGGCGAAGCGCTGGTTCCCGCGTGCCTACTTCAACGCCCCCGCGAAAGACGGCGGGCACCGCGCCCTGGCCGACATCCTCGAGTCGATCCGCGAACTCCGGTACTACCGGCGCGCGGTGTTCGTGGCCGACCCCGGACCGACGAGCCAGGAGCTCCAGGCCATCGCCGCAGAGGTCGCTGCCGACGCCGCCGAGGCGGGCGAGGTGTCATCAGAGGCCTCGAACGTGGTGTAA
- a CDS encoding metallopeptidase family protein, giving the protein MELDAEAFEQLVVDELDALPDDMVEGLENLVFVVEDRPEDGSLDLLGLYEGVSLTERDRYGFGEMPDRIVLYREPLLSVAETEDELRDEIHVTLVHEIAHFYGIDDDRLHELGWA; this is encoded by the coding sequence GTGGAACTCGACGCCGAGGCCTTCGAGCAGCTCGTCGTCGATGAACTCGACGCTCTCCCCGACGACATGGTCGAGGGGCTCGAGAACCTCGTGTTCGTCGTCGAGGATCGCCCGGAGGACGGCTCGCTCGACCTGCTCGGCCTCTACGAGGGCGTGTCGCTGACCGAGCGCGATCGGTACGGCTTCGGCGAGATGCCCGACCGCATCGTCCTGTACCGCGAGCCGCTGCTCTCCGTCGCCGAGACCGAGGACGAGCTCCGCGACGAGATCCACGTGACGCTGGTCCATGAGATCGCGCACTTCTACGGCATCGACGACGATCGGCTGCACGAGCTCGGCTGGGCGTGA
- a CDS encoding class A beta-lactamase-related serine hydrolase, translating to MSPSPGRVVGIAVGALAILGIGVYGPAMLLGPLPDVTITADAERAAAPASVAVTLPADDASAVALLGDDGEITPVAASADDEPSPIGGAAKLVTVLTVLDALPLGPDDDGPAIRIGPEDFTDFLTYSDEGSRALRVSPGDTWSERDTVRAVLLASSNNHADTLARWAFGSVDAYVDRANGWLEDEGFAATRVVDATGLSGGNVGTASELARLAALVVADPALAGMLEGTSTSTPTDDRRVPDAIAHLEDDGIRALSRSYTDEAAISFVWTADIRSGETDRRMVGAMTGVDDYDTLDPAVLAAVEGMAAASAPIEVITGGAAYGTVASAWGDRANLVATSGRTDAAFGAAADDAVIEVEPFATAPAGRAVGSVGVRIGDREVTSALELDAPIEDPGLFWRLTHPAELIGAFLDGD from the coding sequence ATGAGTCCCTCCCCCGGACGCGTCGTCGGCATCGCCGTCGGCGCGCTCGCGATCCTCGGCATCGGCGTCTACGGCCCGGCGATGCTGCTCGGCCCGCTGCCCGACGTGACGATCACCGCCGACGCCGAGCGCGCCGCCGCGCCCGCCTCCGTCGCGGTGACCCTCCCCGCAGACGACGCGTCCGCCGTCGCGCTGCTCGGCGACGACGGCGAGATCACGCCGGTCGCGGCATCCGCCGACGACGAGCCGAGCCCGATCGGCGGGGCCGCGAAGCTCGTGACCGTGCTCACCGTCCTCGACGCGCTGCCGCTCGGACCGGACGACGACGGTCCGGCGATCCGGATCGGACCCGAGGACTTCACCGACTTCCTGACGTACTCCGACGAGGGTTCGCGCGCGCTGCGGGTCTCCCCCGGCGACACCTGGAGCGAACGCGACACCGTTCGCGCCGTGCTCCTGGCCTCGAGCAACAACCACGCGGACACCCTCGCGCGCTGGGCGTTCGGCAGCGTCGACGCGTACGTCGACCGGGCGAACGGCTGGCTCGAGGACGAGGGGTTCGCGGCGACCCGGGTGGTCGACGCCACCGGCCTGTCGGGCGGCAACGTCGGCACGGCGAGCGAGCTCGCGCGCCTCGCAGCACTCGTCGTCGCCGACCCCGCACTCGCCGGAATGCTGGAGGGCACGTCGACGTCGACGCCGACCGATGATCGGCGGGTCCCCGACGCGATCGCGCACCTGGAGGACGACGGCATCCGCGCCCTCAGCCGCAGCTACACCGACGAGGCCGCGATCAGCTTCGTCTGGACGGCCGACATCCGCTCAGGCGAGACCGACCGCCGGATGGTCGGCGCGATGACGGGTGTGGACGACTACGACACGCTCGACCCAGCGGTGCTCGCCGCGGTGGAGGGCATGGCCGCGGCATCCGCGCCGATCGAGGTCATCACCGGCGGGGCGGCCTACGGCACGGTCGCTTCGGCCTGGGGCGATCGGGCGAACCTCGTGGCGACGAGCGGACGGACGGATGCCGCATTCGGCGCGGCCGCGGACGATGCCGTGATCGAGGTCGAGCCGTTCGCGACCGCACCCGCCGGTCGCGCCGTCGGGTCGGTCGGCGTGCGCATCGGAGATCGCGAGGTCACGTCCGCGCTCGAACTCGACGCGCCCATCGAGGACCCGGGACTGTTCTGGCGGCTGACCCACCCGGCCGAACTCATCGGGGCGTTCCTCGACGGCGACTGA
- a CDS encoding nucleoside/nucleotide kinase family protein — MTRGGALALRPALDAVRTAARARRHPLVLIDGPSGSGKTTFAAALVEAWPGRPPAVVRVDEAIPGWHGLRRGAEALGPRLVTPRQSGRIGVLRRWDWHASRWNGLAHLRPGAPLIIEGCGAFLAGEPAPGAIRVWLTAPDDTRRVRALARDDGGFDDFWDAWESDWRRYLGRSGERASDAIRVRI, encoded by the coding sequence GTGACCCGGGGCGGCGCGCTCGCGCTCCGGCCCGCGCTCGACGCGGTCCGGACGGCGGCGCGAGCCCGCCGGCATCCGCTCGTGCTCATCGACGGACCGAGCGGCTCGGGCAAGACCACCTTCGCGGCGGCGCTCGTCGAAGCCTGGCCGGGCCGCCCGCCCGCGGTGGTCCGAGTCGACGAGGCGATCCCCGGATGGCACGGCCTGCGCCGGGGCGCGGAAGCGCTCGGCCCGCGGCTCGTCACCCCGCGACAGTCCGGCCGGATCGGCGTGCTCCGGCGATGGGATTGGCATGCGAGCCGCTGGAACGGCCTCGCGCACCTCCGGCCCGGTGCGCCGCTCATCATCGAGGGGTGCGGCGCGTTCCTGGCCGGCGAGCCCGCGCCCGGCGCGATCCGGGTGTGGCTCACCGCCCCCGACGACACCCGCCGAGTGCGTGCGCTCGCTCGCGACGACGGCGGCTTCGACGACTTCTGGGATGCGTGGGAATCCGACTGGCGCCGGTATCTCGGCCGGTCGGGCGAGCGCGCTTCCGACGCGATCCGCGTCAGGATCTGA